One Nicotiana tabacum cultivar K326 chromosome 23, ASM71507v2, whole genome shotgun sequence genomic window, gtttattgagttagttgtaatAGGCATGTAAGATATAATATAGGCATTTTTAACTGAGATTGTGAATTTGTAAAATAGAATATGAATGAAAAACCCCAtgttttcaaaatagaaatagtAATGTATGCATCTCTAAATTTGTCTTCATACAATAGACTAGCTCGCACCCATTTCTATTTTCTGGCATCTGCGTTTTCATCTTCAAAACTGACGCAATTTCAGAAAGAGAAGCGTCTCTTCTGTGCTACCTACGAGTCAATCACGACTTTTCTCTATTGTCGCGACGTTTCGGCCATCTCTAGAGCCAGAATCAGAGTCCTAGAGCCAATTGACACCAATAATTAATCAGTACAtgttaatatttaattattaatttcaGATCACTTTTTATCCCTATGTCTTCAGGTCTTTAACCTTCCTCAATCTGCTCATCGCTTCAAATATCGCTCTCTGAATCCTAAAGTTTGAgctcttttattttcatttattatTGTAGTTGCAGTTCACAGATTAATGGCGACCATGCCCAATACGATGCCGTTTAAGCAAGGTCTTTCACTCTGGTGTCCTCAATCAGCTTCGTTAAATCGAATTCCTCGGATTTCTTCTAGGAGCTTCCGGAGAAGTTACGTTGCAGCGGCTTCTTCATTCGCTAACGAGAATCGAGAGTGAGTATCACTTGTCGAGTTCACTTCTGAGCAAATAAATGATACTCTCGAGtttgatttttgatgtttttaaATGAGTGAATAATTTGGTGAATTTGAAATGTGGATGATTGTATTTGTAGGTATGTGGTAGTGGGAGGAGGAAACTCAGCTGGATATGCAGCTAAAACTTTTGTTGAACATGGACAAGCTAATGGAAAGCTCTGCATTGTGACCAAAGAGGTaattttggttaagttatttCCATCTCCGAGTAATTATATACTACAACAGAGTAGGAGTATTATGCTTAAGTTTTTACTACAATTATATTTTGTTGATGAAATTTGTATGTTAGTGTAgagataacaaaaacaaaaacaacaacaacaacaactacaccTCAATCTCAAAAAGGTTGCAGTTAGGCTAATGAATCCTACTGACCATGTTACTCCATTAGCTTTTCCGAGTAATTATTTATTAAAGTTTCAAGCTTTTGTGGCCAAATGGTATTAAAAATTTGTGCCTCTAGGGCTTTGGTCCAATGTCAAAGTAGTACGATGCACATACAAGGAGTTTGAAACCTTGCTATGGAACAATGTTGGTAGTGGAGGGGTAGAGTGGTAGGCCTATTATTCTTAAGTTTCTAGGTCGAAACAACGTTTTCAataaaaaacaaaggaaagtatTTAAGTTTTTAGTGCATTGGTATTTTGTATGTTGGTATAGAGATTTAGAGAAACCATAGTGTTAGAGAACtcctaattattattttttggttattGAAATACAAATTCTTGAGTAATGAAAAGGATCCAAATGGAGGGGATTGGATATAAAGGATTTATGTAGCCGACCTGAACTAGTTTGAGACTGAGGCATAATAGTTGTTTTTGATACTTTGTGATGATTATTCAAATGACTCGCATTTAAATAGTTGTGTCTTTTAAGCAATTATTGTAGTTGAAGATGTATAAAGGAATCTGATTGGTTGGATGCTCGCAATGTTAGATTTAAGGTTTGTTACTTTGCTCGTGttggtttgttttgaaataatttccTTTTCGTAATGCAGCCGTATGCACCATATGAACGTCCAGCATTAACTAAAGCATATTTGTTTCCAACAGACAAAAAGCCAGCACGTTTACCGGTGAGCTTTAGTTAGTTTTATGTAGCATGGTTTGGAAACATTTGTAGCTTCTCTGTTATTGTCAATACCAAATTTCTGCATTTGATGAGAAATACCATGTAACTCTATTATTTTAGGGCTTTCATACTTGCGTTGGCTCTGGTGGTGAGAGGCAAACTCCTGATTGGTACAAGGAACAAGGGGTAGAGGTACTGCATTTTTGTATATTGTGTTGCCGCTTGTACAAGTATGATGTAATTGtgactttttttttggtttactCAAACGAAAGCAAGGTAAATCTATTGAAAATTTGATAATATATGTACTAGTTAGGAATTCTAGGACAATTTGAGAGGAAACACGATCTCattttgttcttattttattCCATTATTCAGCTCCAGCATTCTATATGTCAGGTAAGTCTAATTGAAGATAAACATTTACCTTTTTGCAGATGTTATATGAAGATCCTGTAACAGGAATTGATGTAGAAAAGCAAACTCTGACAACCAATTCTGGAAAGTTGCTCAAGTATGGCACCCTTATTATTGCAACCGGATGTACAGCATCCAGGTAACCGTGCTTGCTGTACTAGAGTGCTGCTGATCTGAAACTGTTACTATTTATTTTGCAATAGGAATTCTGGATAGAGGAGAGATCAGAATTTACACTCATCCAGTTGCGCCTTGGTCCAATCAGAAAATGGACCAGGAAAAGATTTTTTCCCCCTTGAATAAACATCATATTCTCTATTTACTGTATTATTATTCCCTCCAAACCTGATTAAACTACCAAATACAGAATAATTTAGTGATTAATTGTCTTCAGATTTCCTGAGAAGATTGGTGGAAGTTTGCCTGGGGTACACTATATTCGGGATGTGGCTGATGCTGATTCATTAATATCCTCACTGGTAAGATCACCCTCATTTTATGCTTATAATTGGTCTTTTAAAATTTAAAGATACATCCCATAACTTTTGAATATGGATGGTTTTCTGGAGTTATATGACTGATATTATTCCTAAtctatgttattttattttagggGAAAGCAAAAAAGCTTGTAGTTGTTGGTGGTGGCTATATAGGAATGGAAGTTGCTGCAGCTGCTGTGGCCTGGAAACTTGATACAACTGTGAGTTCTCTTAAATGCTTCTTTTCACTTTTGTAAGTAAGAAATGCTGTTtgtgagaaaaagaaaataagaaacgtTAATCCACGAACCATACTTACCTGCTCCGTTCGTAAAACTAAGTTGCACATTTGGTAGAAAAATTACCATAGAACTATAGAAGCAAAACCTGTTGATGACAACATAAGGAATAATAACATGTGAAGTTCCGAAAGTTATGTTTTATTCTACAAGTCAAAAGAAGTCCATGTCCTTTCTCGTACTAATGAGTCCTCTGCTCAAAGAGTTATCTGAAGCATAATATCCCAGTTTATTATCTTAAAATGAagcattttattttcttattcctttaaagttcagaggagaagcctagatgccccGGTAAGGAGGTGCGAGCGGCTGGCTTTGGTGGGtgcgaggagaggtagagggcggcctaagaagtattggggagagtgATCAAGCAGGgcatggcgaggcttcagattaccgaggacatggccctagacaggaagttgtggaggtcgagtattagggtcgtaggttaggaggtagttgtgCATATTTCTACGGCGCGCTAGAGTGAGGCTAGTCTGTTAGGGTTTTGTCTTAGACTGTAAGTGGTTAATGTTGAGTTCACATTACTCTTTCGTTCCTCTTAGTGCCGGGCTTTATCTACTGGTTATTGTTTTGCTTTTCATCTATGTTCTTGTGATGCTGTTATTTCTTTCTAAGTTTTTTATGgatggtactaatatattgtctctttttgtcttcttgagccaagggtctatcggtaacagcctctctacccctcggggtaggggtaaggtctgcgtacacactaccctccccggaccccactagtgggatttcactgggttgttgttgttgtttaaagtttaaaacttgCCTGCATTTGAATATGGTACCAGTATACACCTGCTTTTACTAACTTTGTTGGGAACATAGATAATTTTCCCAGAAGAGCATCTTTTGCCAAGATTGTTCACTCCTTCTCTTGCCCAAAAGTATGAGCAACTCTACCAAGACAACGGTGTCAAATTCGTCAAGGTTCTCCTCCTTTCTCCTCTCTAGTTCTGTTTTCAGTCTACCTCCTTTCTCAACCCATTTTATAAGCTTCTAATTGAATTTTATCTTTCCCCAGGGTGCTAAGATAAAACATCTAGAATCTGGTCCAGATGGCCGGGTAGCTGCAGTTAAGCTTGAGGATGGATCAAGTATAGAGACAGACACGGTACAACAACGATTACTAATGTTCTTCAAAGTTTTTATTTAACGAGAATTGGAGTACCTCGTATGATTGTGCAGCTAAAGAAGTTGAAGAGCTCAAGTCATTTGCATATCCTTTATGAATTTGCAGGTCGTTATTGGTATTGGAGCAAAACCTGCTGTCAGTCCATTTGACACGGTTGGCTTAAACAACACTGTTGGTGGAATTGAGGTTAGCACTCTATTTATCTCTTTGTTAGGATTTCTCAAATTGGGGACCTCCCAAATATAGATAAACACTCTCCTAACTGGAAATGGGTTATGATCTTCCACCAAAACATGATATGCTATAAATTGGAATGGTGAATCAACAAATCAAAGTAATACTTACCTTAAAGTTTATTATCAGTTTACTTATCAGTTCTGGACAGGATCTCACTCTAGCTGGTTTATTCTGTTAAGATTCAAATTTATGTCCTTACACGTTTTTCTTCATCTGTAAGGTTCTATGAAGTACATTAGTTGTATTGTCTTGAAGTCTTAACTACATCTGAAAGTAGGCATAGTCTAGTACATCAGAAGGTAGGCAGTAAATTTTGTTCCTGTCCACGAGTCGAAACTATTCATCTTCAGAGCAAATTGCTCCAACTCATACTTGAGCTATTGTTTTGTTACAAATGCACACATGTAAATCTTTTGAATTTGTTTGTTTCCTCTGATtagccaaaaaagaaaaaaagaaaggaaaagaggcAAAAGAAACTATCCTTTTCCGAAGAAGTCATTTCAGTTTCCCTCAATTGAAGGTGAGAGGATTGTATATGGTTTATTACTCCTGATCATCAGAgctctttttgttttttgacaGTGGCTGTATTTAGTAATACCAATGAAGAAATTGGTTCCAGGATTAAAAGAGGATATTTTAATTGTGTCTAGATGATATTAACTCTTCTGTAACTTCAGTCCTTTTAATGTTGTTTCTGGGCAAAACTGAGAAATCTGACTAGAATGAAGGTGCTTCTTTCTGTTAACATACCTTAAGAAAGCAAGAGCTTGATTGTTCCTAGTAATGATTGCACTTCAATTTTAAAATTCAGGTGGACGGCCAGTTCCGTACAAGCATACCTGGAATCTTTGCCATTGGAGATGTTGCAGCATTTCCATTGAAGGTTAGATCTTCTGACTAACTCTATACATTTTTTATATTTGTGTAATGAGTTGACCGATGCTAACCATGCACATGCAGATATACAACCGAATTGCACGGGTGGAGCACGTTGACCATGCTCGTAAATCTGCACAGCATTGTATTAAATCATTGCTAACTGCACATACGCACACGTAAGCTAATCCAAGTTCAGTTCATAATCACGGATAAGCTTCTTTTCAATTGAATCTTCCTAAATGTTGTATTGTTTGCTGAATGCAGGTATGACTATTTACCATACTTCTACTCGAGGGTTTTTGAATATGAAGGAAGCCCTAGGAAAGTATGGTGGCAGTTCTTTGGGGACAGCGGTAAACATATTTTTGCTGCTTTTGTTGATCATTTTCAAAGACTGTTATACTTCATATGAAAATAATTCCATAGCTGGTATTAATTATACCATCCTGTGAACAGTTGGGGAGACTGTTGAAGTTGGGAATTTTGATCCAAAGGTTGCAACTTTTTGGATTGACTCTGGTATGTACTCTATTCCTTCTTTTTGAGTGCGTTTGGTTGTGTAGGTTTATTTTTCTTTCCATTTCCTATCTTTTTAAGTTGTACTTCAAAAAGGTGATTCTAATAAATACAAGGCAAAAGAAGAGTGACATAAACATACATCTTCTTGCAGGTAAGCTGAAGGGAGTTCTTCTCGAAAGTGGGAGCCCTGAGGTATGCACTCTTCGAAGGATGTTCTCATGTCAAATTTAGCAGTTATCTATAATGGTCTATATCCGTATATATGCAAGCTGCATAAATGTCTAGATATAGAGCcatcaaaatattttcctttctcCTCACTCTTGACCTTTAAAACTGTTACTCTAAAAACCTAAcagggaaagaaaagaaaaagaaaggtgaCTTGTCGAGGAAGCGTCTGTGTTCAATTTTGCACCAAGAAAGTGATCATTTGTGCCATACCAAAATTTTCTGGGTTTAGAAAGTCGTCTGGTTTTTACCTTCTGATTGGACAGTAAAATGAGTACCTCTAAAATCAATGTGGATAATATATAAAGTATGAGAGATGAAAATATTCTATTGCAAACTGAAATTTAAGCTAATTCAGTCACAATTGTGCTTGTGTATGTGTGTCGTACGCATGATGTATTGTTTATATCACTGCTAATCACATTGCTTTGTGTTGTAAAGATTGCTATGGTTTCCTAACATAGCCATCACTTCAATGTACAAAAGTTTTCCTCTGCTTTTGCTTATCATGCGTTAGGATTCTGTGAACAATTATTTTCCTTAATGACGTTACGGTCATTCTTAAGATCACTTATATGCTACTTAAACCATATAACAGTACCAGTCACTTATCTTTTCTTGAATATGGaatttgggttcaaatatactcGCACCACGATATAAATACTTCATCTGGGGAAGGAGTCATACATGTGCTCACCAGTTGAAGGAAGCTCAGAAAAAATTAGGGAAGTTCAATGGTAGAGTTGATAGTTAGTTTCAACTGGCTGGAGTTCTAAAAAATTGGATTCTGTTACTGCACGGACGAATAATGTTTTGGGGACTCCTTAGATGTCAAAAGATCAAAAGACTTGGCTTGTTCTATCATGTTATCGGCTTTGAATTAAATGTTAAGCTCCAGCAATAGATAAAATCATACTATAATAACATAAAGGCTTCGTCACATGAACGTTACATCATTGCTTGAAGCACTTGCATCTTCACCACAAACCACTGCCCCCCTCCTTCCTTCCTGAAACAGCATTACAAACATGAAAAGTGCATCGATCAACTTTATTTTTCCTAGAAGTTCATTGGTTTTCTGAACTATTGCACAATGAACAATATGGTATTAATATTCTTCTCATTTATACTGTCTGTATTGTTATTCCGATCATAGATGACCTTTCTGAAAGAGAAATGAATATAAGTTTGTCCCCTACCTAGAAAGGCAAGATTTTGCTTAATTTCTCTCTTATTACTGTCTCATCATTCAGTGAAACTTGATTAGTCTTATGATATCTGAAATTTATAACTGGATTGCATGTTTCTACTGTTGACTGGAAAATATATGATGTGAAACTGATAGTTCTTAACGATCATTTCAGGAATTCCAACTTCTCCCAAAACTTGCACGGAGTCAGCCTTCTGTTGACAAAAGCAAACTTCAAAATGCATCCTCAGTGGAAGAGGCATTAGAAATCGCTCAAGCTTCCTTATAGTAATATGGCGTTcttaataacttttttttttttccagataacCAATTTCCCATGCCTCCAATATATAGTAATACCAATTTGGCCATTTCCCCAGGCTGTTATTATATTTGAGAGAGTAAGAGAGAGTGAGAGCGGCATACCGAAAAAAGATTTAAACACTTGTTACGCTAACCATCATCCATTTCTTCTCCGATGATGCTTGCCTGGAGTGCAGCGAGCTTGTTATTCTGAGTATATTGGATTTGACAATAAGAATGTCATAGGAAAATTGGTTTGAAACATAAATTGAAATTGTCTTCTATCTTATTGATAACGTGGATAATTTAAGTTCTATGCTTTCACCTTGATATTCAAGTGCCTCAAGAAGGCTCTATGCCCAAATAAAATTTGACTTGTTTGCCTATGATTCCTCTATCATTCTGCTGTAATGCTTCTAACTATGATACTCTCCACAGTTGTGCTCCTTCAGACAAGCTTAAAGAGTTTTGTGAACTAACAAAAGTTAGATTATGACGAATTTCATCAAGTAATAAATATAGAGAATTTAGTTAACTGATCTAACTAATTTAAGATTGAGACATAGAGAATGGACATGTTAGTTGTACATTAATAcctgtaggcatataaattttattggaattaaatccgtaaaataatttggattatattttaaattcaagatatatcagttcaaataaatttattgggctaatataattggattagttatataagtccaacgtatatggattaaataaataagtcttaatccattgggctaacatatttaattgggctaaactatttaattgggctaaagtgatgagcccacttcattaagcccaagatatcATATTCCTAGAGGTCTaatttggtgccacgtgtcaaatgacgtggcacgccaagtcaaacgaaagagccaatatgatcgtgccacgtgtcaaaaatgacaaggcatgccaagccAAATTAAAAGACCAATGAAATTGCGCCACATGTGTAAGTGACatattctggccaatcaaatgcggcaatgtcacacttcaatttgattggtcggaaagagtttgttcttatcataattCTTAACttctacaactataaataggggtcttcataacctaGAAAaggaccagaagttataacaagaagcaagaaagagctcgtggatcaaacgctgcaaattcctccataagtttcaagcttcaagcaatcaagttcaagttcaacaaatcaagattcaaggagtacgtgTTCAAAttaaagttcgtgctagttgaattcaagatcatcgttcgcgACAACAAACTACATATTCAATttaagctcaaaggcccttggatttatttactattgaaaagaagaatcagacgATTCATAAAGATTGTACActcgattgttgcgatattttcggtcttgattttattttctcgacgcaatttattgtctacaaattctggcacgcccagtgggacaatctctacctcccatctcaacttttcaaatcacctaagttcaagaacattgaaatgacttcaaagaaaatcaactccagctCGATTTCCACCAATGCTACTaattccaggttctatgctgatgtggaaagcatcctcgatattacttttggaagctttggaccagttacgAATAGCAAAAGCAAGTtcgttaggacaacaagcaccccatgtgccgtccgcatcaacccctgttttcggatcttcatactcaaaaggagcaagatcttccacaaacgcacCCGAAGGAGGAAGTGATGTTGCTGAAAGATCAAGAAACCTCTCCGGATTCAAGCACTCTGTTGTGAAGGAaaatgatgatgcttcaagtgatggatcctctccacttacaccacatagcgtgaACCAATGaggatcaatctgtgtgacaatccatgctactctccatcgtccacgacaatcatgcaagccatggtgacaaacacttcatctgtggaggagcagttggcaaacttgacggaagcaaatcgttggcttgaccaagtgcatgcaaaatcaagatgctagaatcgacaagctaacatatagggtgggaatcttgatagAAGAAGAATCCATCCACGCATCtggcaagctcccagaagttccaGAGAGTGATTATCCCCCAAGACAAGTAGCATCcgctaaggctatccctgtctcatctgaagggatgattccaatcgatcaactgaaggagttcattgaaggaaccattaagagcaagtatgaagttgctgccaaatcctcccttacatatgcaaatcCATACACTGCcagggtcgatatgttgaagatgcctactggctatcaacctccaaagtttcaacagtttgatggtaaaggtaatccaaagcaacatgtggcaCACTTAGTTGAGACGCAtaacaatgctgggacttatagagattacctcgtcaagcagtttgtccgctcgctaaaaggaattgcttttgattggtacacagacctcgaggctggatctattgatagctgggatcaactagagcaagagttcctcaatcgcttttatagcacgagacgtactgtgagtatgatagaacttacaaatactcgtcaacgaaagagtgaaccagttatcgactttatcaatcgttggaggaatgcaagcctcaactgcaaagagaGGCTTTGCGAAGCTTCTGGCATAAAGATGTGTATACAAGGTATGCATTGGGGACtccgctacatcttgcaaggtatcaagcatAGCACATTTTAAGAACTCGCGACTCGTCCCCACGACATGGAGTTAAGCATGACCTtcgctggaaatgaaaggctgccTATCTTTGAGCCTCGCAAAGGgaacgacaagcaagaagtcaggaaatgGAGCAAGTTTGTACCCAGGTCTGaaaacaaagaagctatgaatgtcaacacatcacctgCGAAGTTCACAAcaaaggtgagcaagaagcagagtacaaaatccacttcttttcaataTAAACCAAGTGGGAaattgactctaaaagaaatgcaagagaaggagtacccatttctggattctgatgtgccagcaatttttgaagaactgctcgagttaaatctcattgagcttctaGAGATGAAGCGGCCAAATGAAGCTGGTAAAacgaatgacccaaattactgcaaatgccatcgacttgtgagccaccctctagagaagaggacaaagttatggacttagctcgtgaaaagaagatcgtgcttgaagatgataAAGCAAgtgcaaaccaagtctctatcacctttggctcattcagtcctGATGAATTATGttgttttaaagaaagtaaagatggaGAATTACTAGAGAACAATAAAGTTGAAGTCgatcaacctgatgatgatgaaggttggataTTGGTGACTCGCCGTAGGCGCCATaaaaggagcccacgaaaagaatcaatagaacaaccaacaagaaaAATGATGGTAAAAGGGCCAAGGAAACAGAATCCAGTTAGGcgtttgaagaaagcaaaagtggaggtgcaccaccctcaaaagccacgacatccagtgaccttggaggatttCTTGCCATGTTGGTTCCGCATGAAGATTTTCCATGATGGTATTGAGGCCTCTTGTTGCAATGCtgataaaggggaagaaaagactgatgacctaccgttggcacCATCTCCAGTAAAGCTCATCGAGTCTATCCCTCAAGAAGTTAACGCGTGCTAGGAAAAAGttacgttcacaaatgacgaCCTTCTACTAAGTGATAATCTTCATAATCGCCCgttgtacctggttggctatatgtgtgatgaaagggtaaatcgaattttggttgatggaggatcctcagtgaacatcttgccaattcgcactatgaaagaacttggtattcccatgaacgaactttCGGAAAGTCGTGcaatgatccaaggattcaaccaagggggcaAATAGCCATAGGTGCGATCAGGTTAggaatcaccattgaagatatgcaatcaagtacatggctgcatgtgatcgatgcaaagacttcatataacgtcttgcttggaaggccttggatatatgagaataaagtagttccatctacctaccatcaatgtttgaaataCTATGAAGGTGAAGTCAAGAAGAAGATAATTGCTGATGACGAGCCATTCACTGAGGTTGAGTCATACTTCGCTGATGCAAAGTTCTACctgaagaaccgcattgtgaaggagctaaaagttGATAATGTCATGAATGACAAGGATGACGGGTCCACGACTAAGAGAGCTGAGGTGGTTGCCGACAAAACCAAAGTtgttactgaggaggtacaacccGACGCGAATAAATCTCATAGAGGGGATATTGtgtcttatggcaagaaagtcAATCCtgcgctccaatatgtccctaaaaggaagaaagatgtaggcgaatcatctaatctccaaactaacatgctaaaggagttaactcttccgttaaaatgaattgaggcagtaaagttgtcctcgAAGTCACTTGCAtggtttgtagcccaaaatcgtttgcagaatATGGCACTCCCTACAAAACGAACatatgaaggttttgatcctaacg contains:
- the LOC107820316 gene encoding monodehydroascorbate reductase, chloroplastic/mitochondrial isoform X1; amino-acid sequence: MSSVAVHRLMATMPNTMPFKQGLSLWCPQSASLNRIPRISSRSFRRSYVAAASSFANENREYVVVGGGNSAGYAAKTFVEHGQANGKLCIVTKEPYAPYERPALTKAYLFPTDKKPARLPGFHTCVGSGGERQTPDWYKEQGVEMLYEDPVTGIDVEKQTLTTNSGKLLKYGTLIIATGCTASRFPEKIGGSLPGVHYIRDVADADSLISSLGKAKKLVVVGGGYIGMEVAAAAVAWKLDTTIIFPEEHLLPRLFTPSLAQKYEQLYQDNGVKFVKGAKIKHLESGPDGRVAAVKLEDGSSIETDTVVIGIGAKPAVSPFDTVGLNNTVGGIEVDGQFRTSIPGIFAIGDVAAFPLKIYNRIARVEHVDHARKSAQHCIKSLLTAHTHTYDYLPYFYSRVFEYEGSPRKVWWQFFGDSVGETVEVGNFDPKVATFWIDSGKLKGVLLESGSPEEFQLLPKLARSQPSVDKSKLQNASSVEEALEIAQASL
- the LOC107820316 gene encoding monodehydroascorbate reductase, chloroplastic/mitochondrial isoform X2 translates to MATMPNTMPFKQGLSLWCPQSASLNRIPRISSRSFRRSYVAAASSFANENREYVVVGGGNSAGYAAKTFVEHGQANGKLCIVTKEPYAPYERPALTKAYLFPTDKKPARLPGFHTCVGSGGERQTPDWYKEQGVEMLYEDPVTGIDVEKQTLTTNSGKLLKYGTLIIATGCTASRFPEKIGGSLPGVHYIRDVADADSLISSLGKAKKLVVVGGGYIGMEVAAAAVAWKLDTTIIFPEEHLLPRLFTPSLAQKYEQLYQDNGVKFVKGAKIKHLESGPDGRVAAVKLEDGSSIETDTVVIGIGAKPAVSPFDTVGLNNTVGGIEVDGQFRTSIPGIFAIGDVAAFPLKIYNRIARVEHVDHARKSAQHCIKSLLTAHTHTYDYLPYFYSRVFEYEGSPRKVWWQFFGDSVGETVEVGNFDPKVATFWIDSGKLKGVLLESGSPEEFQLLPKLARSQPSVDKSKLQNASSVEEALEIAQASL